The following proteins are encoded in a genomic region of Candidatus Baltobacteraceae bacterium:
- a CDS encoding alcohol dehydrogenase catalytic domain-containing protein: MDAVVLEQPRKIQIEAVEDPVLKAPTDVLLRLTSTAICGTDLHIYEGRLGGGERLVIGHEPLGVVERVGTDVVNVRAGDRVTVPTHICCGFCPNCVHGFSAQCLTTNPGRAGAAYGYPGMGGYTGAQAQFLRVPFADANCLRLPGEPGDRWEHDFVLLADALTTGYHATELAQVRSGDTVVIYGAGAIGLLTAMCSFMRGAIRVFVVDAIPERLEKAGELGAVPIDMRDGNAADRILETIARERGGVAWRGEEANLGASVCIDAIGFQARDPHDYGVERPTSVIDDLARIVAVNGRLSIIGVFLDSDPHAPDSDAQQGKYVIPWGPLFKKGVTIGMGRDDDKQYNDFLRDAIVRGRIKPGTIVSHRLPLRDAADAFARFDARSDGYIKIVLEP; this comes from the coding sequence ATGGATGCAGTCGTGCTCGAGCAGCCGCGAAAGATTCAGATCGAAGCGGTCGAGGACCCGGTACTCAAGGCGCCGACGGACGTGCTGCTCCGCCTCACCTCGACGGCAATTTGCGGCACCGATCTGCACATCTACGAGGGCCGGCTCGGAGGCGGCGAGCGCCTCGTGATCGGGCACGAACCGCTCGGCGTCGTCGAGCGGGTGGGGACCGACGTCGTCAACGTGCGCGCCGGCGACCGTGTCACCGTGCCGACGCATATCTGCTGCGGCTTCTGTCCCAATTGCGTCCACGGGTTCTCGGCGCAGTGCCTGACCACGAACCCCGGCAGGGCAGGCGCCGCCTACGGGTATCCGGGCATGGGCGGTTATACCGGCGCGCAGGCGCAGTTCCTCCGCGTGCCCTTTGCCGACGCCAATTGCTTGCGATTGCCGGGCGAACCGGGGGACCGGTGGGAGCACGACTTCGTGTTGCTCGCCGACGCGCTGACGACCGGGTATCATGCGACCGAACTCGCCCAGGTCCGTTCCGGCGACACGGTGGTGATCTATGGCGCCGGCGCGATCGGTCTGTTGACCGCGATGTGTTCGTTCATGCGCGGTGCGATCCGGGTCTTCGTCGTCGACGCGATCCCCGAGCGATTGGAGAAGGCGGGCGAACTCGGCGCGGTACCGATCGACATGCGTGACGGGAATGCAGCAGACCGCATTCTCGAAACGATCGCGCGCGAGCGCGGCGGCGTTGCGTGGCGCGGCGAGGAAGCGAATCTTGGCGCGAGCGTCTGCATCGACGCGATCGGCTTTCAGGCTCGCGACCCGCACGATTACGGCGTCGAGCGGCCGACCAGCGTGATCGACGATCTCGCGCGCATCGTCGCGGTCAACGGCCGGTTGAGCATTATCGGGGTCTTTCTCGATAGCGATCCGCACGCGCCCGATTCGGATGCGCAGCAGGGCAAATATGTCATACCGTGGGGACCGCTGTTCAAGAAGGGCGTGACCATCGGCATGGGCCGCGACGACGACAAGCAATACAACGACTTCCTGCGCGACGCAATCGTGCGCGGCCGCATCAAGCCGGGCACGATCGTGTCGCACCGGCTTCCACTGCGCGACGCGGCCGACGCATTTGCGCGGTTCGACGCGCGCAGCGACGGCTAT